Proteins encoded in a region of the Methanobrevibacter millerae genome:
- a CDS encoding zinc ribbon domain-containing protein: MYCPKCGCEIDYKTKYCRKCGAKLPYNMEFDKNSDSKSNKFNLSTRNQIMILSILGLVVIIILSSFAFSGIFFNSPSNVQGSSSSFDDFINNNLASSAGEDVEYTYYPSYTYGSSSQKQNDTEIYDTFSNFFKDNSYAQNNSI, encoded by the coding sequence ATGTATTGCCCGAAATGTGGTTGCGAGATTGATTATAAAACAAAATACTGCAGAAAATGCGGTGCTAAATTGCCATATAATATGGAATTTGATAAGAATTCTGATTCAAAATCAAATAAATTCAATCTAAGCACTAGAAATCAGATTATGATTTTATCCATTTTGGGTTTGGTTGTCATTATAATATTGTCATCTTTTGCCTTCAGTGGGATTTTCTTTAATAGTCCGTCCAATGTGCAGGGAAGTTCCTCTTCATTTGATGATTTTATTAATAATAATCTTGCATCTTCCGCTGGAGAAGATGTTGAATATACCTACTATCCATCATATACCTATGGCTCTTCTAGCCAAAAACAGAATGATACGGAAATCTATGATACGTTCAGCAATTTTTTCAAGGATAATTCATATGCTCAAAATAATTCAATTTAA
- a CDS encoding HesA/MoeB/ThiF family protein yields MPTRYIGDGYWEIASRQMSIVTRSEQQRFKDAKITVIGCGGIGGETIEMLARMGIGNLVLVDKDAFDLSNLNRQTLASLPDLGLDKSSVASQKVRLINPYVHVDTFNEHVDQENIDKVIGDSDIVIDALDNVLTRVIVSRKAKEKGIPYIHGAIHGTQGQITVFLPNTKSYEEMFNLPSLGKDLTEEVMNDLKNVTSGVPPVIGPTPNIIGCLEAFEAYKIITGVGKVTVAPKILTFDLLDLGSFYLNEL; encoded by the coding sequence ATGCCGACTAGATATATAGGTGATGGATATTGGGAAATTGCATCCAGACAGATGAGTATTGTTACAAGAAGCGAACAGCAAAGATTTAAAGACGCTAAAATCACAGTTATCGGCTGTGGTGGAATAGGCGGTGAAACGATAGAAATGCTTGCAAGAATGGGAATAGGAAATCTTGTTTTGGTTGATAAAGATGCATTTGATTTATCAAACTTAAACAGACAGACCCTGGCAAGCCTACCTGATTTGGGTCTTGATAAAAGTTCTGTTGCATCACAAAAGGTCAGGCTGATAAACCCTTATGTCCATGTAGATACATTCAATGAACATGTGGATCAGGAAAATATCGATAAGGTTATTGGAGATTCGGATATTGTGATAGATGCTCTGGATAACGTATTGACTAGAGTAATCGTATCAAGAAAAGCAAAAGAAAAAGGAATTCCATATATTCACGGAGCAATACATGGAACACAAGGTCAGATTACAGTATTCTTGCCCAACACTAAAAGCTATGAAGAAATGTTTAATCTCCCATCACTTGGAAAGGACTTGACCGAAGAAGTCATGAACGATTTAAAAAATGTTACTTCAGGAGTTCCTCCAGTTATAGGACCTACTCCAAATATTATAGGTTGTCTTGAAGCCTTTGAAGCATATAAGATAATAACCGGAGTTGGAAAGGTTACTGTAGCACCAAAAATTTTAACATTTGATTTATTGGATTTAGGTTCATTTTATTTGAATGAACTTTAA
- the larE gene encoding ATP-dependent sacrificial sulfur transferase LarE, whose translation MDLEDKIDIVKSILKDKKVAIGFSGGADSTLIAYLSSKVAADTLAITINNHLLPTGFVENTKNIAQTFNVKHEIADIDFYENKYFLSNTSSRCYECRKLMYSQIKRIAEKRGFDFICDGNNISDLVIDRPGILVTYKNEFKTPFIEAKLTSKEIHGYLNKNNIPYYRSTTCLATRIPTGTPTTREKISKIRYCEDFISSNTKCEIVKVRDLENIAIVEVDEISGILKEDKFKHINDELKKHGFKKVALNLSQIDDDETIKISYHEGSFSYLLPYTINIENTKKQLKNEITYINHEKISLKNMDINRNGLIRGYDFRDYENALDSFMELLKKIRRNV comes from the coding sequence ATGGATTTGGAAGATAAAATCGATATTGTGAAAAGCATATTGAAAGACAAAAAAGTAGCGATTGGCTTTTCAGGCGGTGCAGATTCAACACTAATTGCTTATTTATCATCAAAAGTTGCAGCAGACACATTAGCAATAACAATTAACAATCATCTTTTGCCTACAGGATTTGTAGAAAATACAAAAAATATTGCTCAAACATTTAACGTTAAGCATGAGATTGCAGATATTGATTTTTATGAGAATAAGTATTTTCTCTCCAATACGTCCAGCAGATGCTATGAATGCAGAAAATTAATGTATTCACAAATAAAAAGAATAGCTGAAAAAAGAGGATTTGATTTTATCTGCGATGGAAACAACATCAGCGATCTGGTGATTGATCGGCCGGGAATTCTAGTGACTTACAAAAATGAATTCAAAACCCCATTTATCGAAGCCAAATTAACTTCCAAGGAAATCCATGGATATTTAAATAAAAATAATATTCCATATTACAGGTCTACAACATGCCTTGCCACAAGAATTCCTACAGGTACACCCACTACAAGAGAAAAGATTTCAAAAATAAGGTATTGTGAAGATTTCATTTCATCCAACACCAAATGTGAAATCGTAAAAGTTAGGGATTTGGAAAATATTGCTATAGTTGAAGTGGATGAGATATCTGGAATATTGAAAGAGGATAAATTTAAACATATAAATGATGAATTAAAAAAGCATGGATTTAAAAAAGTTGCCCTAAATTTATCGCAGATTGATGATGATGAAACAATTAAAATCAGTTATCATGAAGGTTCATTTTCATACCTGCTGCCTTATACAATAAATATTGAAAATACAAAAAAGCAGCTGAAAAATGAAATTACATACATAAATCATGAAAAAATCAGCTTAAAAAATATGGATATAAACAGGAATGGACTGATAAGGGGATATGATTTCAGAGATTATGAAAATGCATTAGATTCATTTATGGAATTACTGAAAAAAATTAGGAGAAATGTTTAA
- the fdhD gene encoding formate dehydrogenase accessory sulfurtransferase FdhD, with protein MEFIRNCNVIQWIGGECKTIEENTVEDEYTYLFIDYLPPRKFSTYPKDLEDFAIGYCLGEGLIKDYSDIMDIKVDGTNILVTTTLSHDPEEDLEQEGIVQERKGNCEHACVCRLLEYQGVNSDNAGGIRSELKSIDPIDSDLKINATQIIKDIQHLTDEAKIWQETAGVHVAQLKYGDEIIIREDVSRHVAVDKVIGAASKENYDFSKCYISYSGRMPADMLIKVIRVGIPIIISNASPASSGVDVAEAGNITMVGFVRNNRFTVYTAPERIDFKK; from the coding sequence ATGGAGTTTATAAGAAATTGTAATGTAATTCAATGGATTGGTGGTGAGTGTAAAACAATTGAAGAAAACACTGTAGAAGATGAATATACTTATCTGTTCATCGATTATTTGCCCCCACGAAAGTTTTCAACTTATCCAAAGGATTTGGAGGATTTTGCAATAGGCTACTGTTTAGGTGAGGGCTTGATTAAAGATTATTCTGATATCATGGACATTAAAGTTGATGGAACCAATATTTTGGTAACTACAACACTTAGTCATGACCCTGAAGAAGATTTGGAACAGGAAGGGATTGTACAGGAAAGAAAAGGAAACTGTGAACATGCCTGTGTATGCAGGTTACTTGAATATCAGGGAGTAAATTCGGATAATGCTGGTGGAATAAGATCCGAGTTAAAAAGCATTGATCCTATTGATTCAGATTTAAAAATTAATGCAACACAAATAATAAAGGATATCCAACATTTGACCGATGAGGCAAAAATCTGGCAGGAAACTGCAGGTGTTCATGTTGCACAGTTGAAGTACGGTGATGAAATAATAATCAGAGAGGATGTAAGCCGCCATGTTGCAGTGGATAAGGTAATTGGGGCGGCTTCAAAAGAAAATTATGATTTCTCTAAATGTTACATTTCATATAGTGGAAGAATGCCTGCAGATATGCTGATTAAAGTGATTAGAGTTGGAATTCCAATCATAATATCAAATGCATCACCCGCATCATCCGGTGTGGATGTGGCTGAAGCAGGCAATATAACGATGGTTGGATTTGTTCGAAATAATCGTTTTACTGTATATACTGCACCAGAACGTATTGATTTTAAAAAATAA
- a CDS encoding class II glutamine amidotransferase, with product MCEIFCFNSDKPKQVNQCLECFYNHSDEHPHGWGLANMQSGEFNINKEPVKASCSENLKNILSNPVVGKNIFAHIRLATVGEIISPNCHPFIEADDNNRSWMLIHNGTIFDYPLLDKYKDKEKGSTDSERILLYIVDRINEFEHNKKSISTIKERFNLLTEIVADLSRNNKLNLMIYDGDLTYIHSNMKDSLYYLKNDEGFLIASTPLGDDENWKPVELNKLFGLIDGIIIFESEDHGNEFVLTDEHIKFFEDKFADENHEN from the coding sequence ATGTGCGAAATTTTTTGTTTTAATTCAGATAAACCAAAGCAGGTTAATCAGTGCCTTGAATGTTTTTACAATCACTCAGATGAGCATCCGCATGGTTGGGGATTAGCTAATATGCAGTCTGGTGAATTCAATATTAACAAGGAGCCGGTAAAGGCATCATGCAGCGAAAACTTAAAGAATATATTGTCCAATCCGGTTGTTGGAAAAAATATTTTTGCCCATATCAGATTGGCTACTGTTGGTGAAATCATATCTCCAAACTGCCATCCATTCATTGAGGCAGATGATAATAACAGATCATGGATGCTGATACATAACGGAACAATTTTTGATTATCCTCTCCTCGACAAGTATAAGGATAAAGAAAAAGGAAGTACAGATTCCGAAAGAATTCTATTATATATAGTAGATAGAATCAATGAATTTGAACATAATAAAAAATCCATTTCAACAATTAAGGAACGATTTAACTTATTAACAGAAATCGTCGCAGATTTATCCAGAAACAATAAACTCAATTTAATGATATATGATGGGGATTTAACTTACATTCATTCCAACATGAAAGATTCTCTGTATTATTTAAAAAATGATGAAGGTTTTCTTATAGCTTCAACACCACTTGGGGATGATGAAAACTGGAAACCCGTTGAATTAAATAAGCTATTCGGTTTAATTGATGGCATTATAATATTTGAAAGTGAAGACCATGGAAATGAGTTTGTACTTACAGATGAACATATAAAATTTTTTGAAGATAAATTTGCGGATGAAAATCATGAAAACTGA
- a CDS encoding MoaD/ThiS family protein produces the protein MEFTLKFKEINEKRELKSNNYSIKNLLNDLELSSQTIVAKQNGELSIEDNIIREGDEIQLLQIIYGG, from the coding sequence ATGGAGTTTACATTGAAATTTAAAGAAATAAATGAAAAACGAGAGTTGAAAAGTAATAATTATTCAATTAAAAATCTATTGAATGATTTAGAGTTATCTTCACAAACTATTGTGGCAAAACAAAATGGTGAACTGTCCATAGAAGATAATATAATTAGAGAGGGCGATGAAATCCAATTGCTTCAGATTATCTATGGCGGTTAA